The region GGGACACCGCGGGGCTGCACGCGATGCTGCCGCTGCCCGCCCGCGAGGTGGCCCCGGTGGTCGCCGAGGCCGCCGCCCGCGGCGTGGTGGTCGACGACACCGGCCGCACCAGCCACGGCGAGCCGACCGTGCACGGCCTGGTCCTGGGCTACGGCTCGGCGTCCCCACCCCAGCTGCGACGCGGCTGCGCCGTGCTCGCCGGCATCCTCGACCGCCGCCTCGGCCCCGCCTGACCCGCTCCGGTCCGGCCGGTCCGCGCGTCCCGCGGCACGAGGTGCGGCCTCACCCGCCGGCCCGTGTCATCGCCCCTTCGCTCATCGGGGCCTCAGGAGTGATCCCGCCCGGGCGACGACCTCCCGGCGGCCGCCGTCGGGGCCCACCCGCCAGGCGGTGAACCCGCCGCACACGATGCACCCCGGTGCGCAACCACGGCTCGGAGTGGCTGACGCCGTACGTCCAGGGGCGTACATATCCGGACATGGCCAGGGGCAGGTCGGAACCGTCGGGGACATGGGGCCTCCAAGGTCGGGAAGGCGATTCCAGAGGGGCCGGTCGGCGGGCCCGGGTCGACGGGGGCGGGTTGGTAAGGCTAACCTCAGGGACGTTCGTGCTCGTTCGTCCGATCCGAGAAGAGTGCCCCGTGCGTGTCGAGAACCCCGCCCACCGCGCGATCATGCGCGCCCGCGTCGTGCGCACCGAGCGGGTCACCAAGCACTTCATCAACATCACCCTGGGCGGGGAGGAGCTCGCGGACTTCGAGTTCCTGGGCCGCGACCAGTTCGTGCGCCTGTTCCTGACCCGCCCCGGCCAGGACCGCCTGCACCTGCCCACCGCCACCGACCGCCGCTGGGTGTCGCAGCTGTACGACATGCCCAAGGAGCGCCAGCCCTACGTGCGCAACTACTCGGTGCGCCGGTTCGACGCCCCGGCCCGGGAGATGGACATCGAGTTCGTCGACCACGGCGAGGGCGGCCCGGCCTCGGCGTGGGCGCGGGCGGCGCGGCCCGGAGACGAGATCGGCCTGCTCACCGACGGCGTCTACTACCTGCCCTCCCCCGGCGCCGGGTTCCAGCTGCTGGTGGGCGACGAGAGCGCGCTCCCGGCGCTCGTGTCGACCCTGGAGCAGGCGCCCGAGACCCTCAGGGCCCGCGTGTACCTGGAGGTGCCCTCGGCCGACGACGTCCGCCCGCTGCGGTCGCTGCCGGGGGTCGAGGTGCACTGGCTGCCCCGCGCCGACCCGCACGCGGTGCCCGGCCGCCTGGCCCTGGAGGCGGTGCGCGCCGCCGAGCTGCCGCAGGAGCGCCTGTACTGCTTCGTCGCCGGGGAGAACGCGCTGCCCACCGAGCTGCGCCGCCACCTGGTGCGCGAGCGGGGCGTGGCCAAGGACGACATCACCTTCATCGGCTACTGGAAGCACGGCCAGGCGGTGACCGACTGACCGGACGCACAGAGCCGCACTGGTTTACCCGGCGAAGGTAAAATTATTCTCTTCGAGGCTCCTGTGTGTCTGAAATGTTATGTAATGACCTACTCTGATGCCTGGTGCGCCGCACGGCGCCCCGAGCCAGGCCCCGAGGAGGTCACGTGGCATCCGGCCGACACAGCACCCGCACCGCTCCCCGCCCCTACAGGAAGTGGGCGGCCTTCGGCGCCGCCGCGGCGGTGATCGCCGCCGGCTACGCGGTCGCGGGCGCCGCCGACGCCCCCGCGCCCGGCCCCGGCGCCTCCCTGTGCCGGGCCGCGGACGACAAGCGCGAGATGCGCGGCGCCTGGCTGACCACCGTCGGCAACATCGACTGGCCCTCCGAGCCCGGCCTGTCCGCCGAGGAGCAGCAGGCGGAGCTGGACGCGCGCCTGGACGAGGCCGCCGAGCTGGGCCTGAACACCGTGTTCCTGCACGTGCGCCCCACCACCGACGCCGTCTACGAGTCCGACCTGGAGCCCTGGTCGCGCTACCTCACCGGCGAGCAGGGCGGCGACCCCGGCTACGACCCGCTGGAGTACGCCGTCGCCGGGGCCCACGAACGCGGCCTGGAGCTGCACGCCTGGTTCAACCCCTACCGCGTCGGCATCTCCTCCGACCTGGAGACCCTCGCCGACGACCACCCCGTCAAGGAGCACCCCGACTGGATGGTCCGCTACGGCGGCGAGGGGTTCCTCGACCCCGGCAACCCCGAGGTGCGGGCCTGGGTCACCGACGTGATCATGGACGTGGTCGAGCGCTACGACATCGACGGCGTCCACTTCGACGACTTCTTCTACCCCTACCCCAAGGACGGCGAGGAGTTCGACGACGACGCCTCCTGGGAGGCGCACGGCGGGGACTTCGACGACCGCGACGACTGGCGCCGCGACAACGTCAACCGGTTCGTCGCCGGGATCCACGAGCGCATCGAGGAGGAGAAGCCCTGGGTCCGGTTCGGTATCTCCCCGTTCGGGATCTGGCGCAACGCGGGCAGCGACCCCGCCGGGTCGGACACCGACGGCCTGGAGTCCTACGCCGCCCAGCACGCCGACACCCGCACCTGGATCCAGGACGGCACCATCGACTACGTGGTCCCGCAGCTGTACTGGGAGCGCGGGTTCGCCGCGGCCGACTACGAGGTCCTCACCGACTGGTGGGCCGACCAGGTGGAGGGCACCGGCGTGGACCTGTACATCGGCCAGGCCGCCTACCGGGCGGGCGAGCCCGGCTGGCGCGGCGAGAGCGCCCTGTCCGACCAGCTCGACTACTCCGACAGCGTCGAGCAGGTGGGCGGCGACGTGTACTTCTCCTTCACGTCGCTCACCGAGGAGGCCGCGGAGGCGTTCGGCCACCTGCGCGAGGAGTACTACTCCGACCCGGCGCTGCCGCCCGTGGCGGACGTGGCCCCCGACACCGACCCCGAGGTCGGGGAGGTGCGCGGCCTGAGCGCCGAGACCGGCGAGGACGGCACCGAGCTGTCCTGGAAGGAGCTGGACGGGGCCCGCTCCTACGCGGTCTACCGCGTCGGCGCCGACCAGGCCGAGGCCGTGGCCTCCGGGGACATCGAGGACGTGTGCGAGGCGCTGACCGCCGACGCCCTGCTCGGGGTCACCGGCACCACCTCCTGGACCGACCGCTCCGACGGGGAGGGCGCCTACGTCGTGACCGCCCTGGACCGGTACCGGATCGAGGGACCCGCGGCGGACCCGGTGGACCCGCGCCTGTGACGGCTCCCCGCCCGTGACCGGGGGCGCGGCCGCGGCGGGAGGGCCGTCCCCTCGGGGGACCTCCCGCCGGCCGCCCCGGTCAGACCGCGCCGGCGAGGTCGCGGACGAGGACGCGCAGCACCTCGGCCCGGTGCCGGACGGGGAAGAAGTGGCCGCCGGGCAGCACCTCCAGGACGTGCCCGCGCGTGGTGAGATCGCCCCAGCGGTCCACCTCGGCGGGTGGGACCGAGGGGTCGTCGGCCCCGGCCAGCGCCGTAATGGGCACGTCCAGGGGTTCGGGGGCGGCGGGCCGGTAGGCGTCGACGAGCCGGTAGTCGCCGCGCACCGAGGGCAGCACCAGGGACCGCAGGTCGAGGTCGTCCAGCAGGCCGGGGGGCGTGCCGCCGAGCTTTTCGATGACGGCGACCAGGCCGTCGTCGTCCAGCAGGTGGACGCCGGAGGCGGGCCCCTCCCGGCCGGGGGCGCGCCGCGCCGACGCGAACAGGCGCACCGGCGGGCCCAGCGGACCGCCTGCCAGGCGGCGGGCCGCCTCGTAGGCGACCAGCGAGCCCATGCTGTGGCCGAGCAGCGCGTACGGGCCGGTCAGGTGGCCCTCCAGGGCCGCCGCGGCCCCCGCCGCCAGGTCCTCCAGCCGCGCGGCCAGGGGCTCGCCGAACCGGGTCTCCCGGCCGGGGTACTGCACGACGACCGACGCGAACCCCTCCGGCAGGCCTGTCGCCCACTCCCGGTAGAAGTTGGCCGTCCCGCCCGCGTGCGGGAAGAGCACCACCGTCAGCCGGGCCCCGGGCCTGGCATGGAAACGGCGCAGCCAGGGCGTCCCCGTGTCGGGAACGGTCATCGCGGCCCACCGACCTCTCGTCTCGGCGCGTTCGGGGCGGGTCCCCGGCGCGTCCGCCCAGCCTGCCACCGGCCGCCCGACCGCCCACCACCGCCCCCTCGGCCGTGCACGCGGACCGGGGTCCGGAGCACCCGCGTGCGGGGCGCCCCCGGCGGGGCCGCGGTCAGGGCCGGGAGTGCGGCGGGCCGTCCGCGGGCCGCGGCACGGGTCAGGTCCTGCCGGCCGCCCCGAGAAAGGTGAGAACGGCGCGGACACGGCGGTTGCCGTCGGCGTCGGCCTCGATGCCGAGCTTCGCGAAGATCGCCGTGGTGTGCTTGCTGATCGCCCCCTCGCTGAGGAAGAGGCGCCGGGCGATGGCCTGGTTCGACAGCCCCTCGGCCATCAGCGCGATGACGTCGCGCTCGCGGGCGGTGAGGGCGTCCAGGGGCGACGCGGAGCCCGCGTTCATGATCTTCGCGACGACGGCGGGGTCGAGGGAGGTGCCGCCGCGGGCGACCCGTTCCACCGCCTCGATGAACTGGTCGGCGTCGAACACCCGGTCCTTCAGGAGGTATCCCACGCCGCCGCCTCCCGCGGCGAGCAGCTCGCGCGCGTAGAGCTGTTCGATGTGCTGGGACAGGATGAGCACCGGCAGGCCCGGCTGTCCGCGGCGCGCCTCCAGCGCGACCTGGAGGCCCTCGTCGGAGAAGGTGGGCGGCAGCCTGACGTCGACGACGGCCACGTCTGGCCGGTGCTCGGCGAGCAGCCGCAGAGCGGTCGGCCCGTCACCCGCGGAGGCCACGACCTTGTGTCCGTAAGCCTCCAACAGCCGAACCAGGCCGTCCCGCAGGAGGTAGAGGTCTTCTACTACGACGATGCGCACGGCACCTCCACGGTGATACGGGTGGGTCCGCCGGGCGGGCTGTCGATCCGGAGGACACCGTCGAATGCGTTGAGGCGGGTCCTGAGCCCCGCCAGCCCCGATCCGGCACCGGCGCGGGCCCCTCCGCGGCCGTCGTCGGCGACGGTGACGGCGACGCCCTGGCGGGTGCGGTCGATGGTGATGTCGATGGCCGACCCGTGCGAGTGCTTCACGGCGTTGGTCACGAGTTCGGCGGTGGCGAAGTACAGACCGGACTCGATCGGCGTCTCCAACCGGTGCTCCAGCGTGGAACGGACCTCGGTCCGCAGGGGCGCGTCCAGGGCGAGCGCGCGGATCGCGTCGACGAGCCCGCGTTCGGCGAGGACCGGCGGGACGATCCCCCGCGCGAGCTCCCGGAGCTCGCGCAGGGCGGCCAGCGAGTTCTCCCGGGTCTGCCTCAGCAGCTCCCTGACCTCGGTCTGGTCGTCGTCCAGCAGCCGCTCGGCCGCGCTGAGCGAGAGGCCGATGGAGACGAGCCGCGCCTGGGCCCCGTCGTGGAGGTCGCGCTCGATCCGGCGCAGCTCGGCCTCCTGCGCGTGGGTGAGGTCGGCCCGCCCCTGGACCAGCGCGGCGATCCTCGCGGCGAACCGCGCGGGGGCCGACGGGCCGAGGAGGCGCCGGGCCGAGGGGACGGCGACCCGCCATCCCACCGGGAGGAGGAGCACTCCGAGGAGCGCGACCGCCACGGCCACGGGTGTTCCGGCCCAGTCCGGCACCGGCGGGGGCGGCGACCACCGCCGCACCACCGCGGCGGCCCCCGCGGCCGTCAGCGCCAGCGGGGCCGCCGCTGCCGCCCCGGCGGTGAACGGGGCGGCCAGGAGCCACAGCATGTCGCGCCAGGCGGCGGGGTCGTACACCCGGGACAGGATCCACCGGTGGAACAGCGAGACCCAGCGGAACCTCTGGTAGTCGTACCCGTTCCACCAGTAGCGCGTCGCCATCCTGGTCACCGGGACCAGGGGCCGGTAGGAGTCGGGGATCGCCGTTCCGGTCCAGCGCAGGACCAGCGACCGCACGGCGCCGCAGACGGGGCGTGGGAACACCACGAGGCAGGGCACCGCCACGCCGAAGACGCACCAGAAGGTCCCGAACGCACTGCCCGTCAGCCGGAGGAAGAAGAACGCGGCGGCCACCCATATCCCGGGGACGAACGCGGTGAGCACGAGGAGAACGGAGGAGCGCACCGCCCCCTGGGCGAAAGGGCGCGCGACGGCGAGGAGGGGTCCGCCGGGGGGCCGGTCCATGCTCTTCTCCGGTTCTCCGGCCGGGGGGCGCGGGTCCCGCCGCGGCCGTGGACGGGGGCGTTTCTCGGGACGGGCGGTCCCGGCCGACCGACGCCCGGTGCGGCGCGGCCCGGCCGCCCACCGCCATTCTCCCGGGCGGCCCCGCCGAGCGCATCCGTCCGGAGCAAGTGTGGGTCCAGACCCACCCCGGACCGGGGCCGGGACGGATTCCCGCGCGGACGGGTGGTCCCTAGCCTCGGTTCAGGGCCGCTGGAGACCCCGGGGCCCGGCTCTTCCGCCCCTGCTCCTCCGCCCCCGGTGCCGACGCGTACGGCGGTGCCCCTTCGCGACGCCGCGCAACGGCGCCGGACCGCCCCGCGTGGCCACCCCCCGGCGTGCCCGCGGACCCGGGCGGCCCCTCCCGCGCCACGACCCCCGAGGAGAAACGAACCATGTCCCTGCCCACCGGTGCCCCGGCCGTGCGGTCCGCGGGCGTCCCGCGGCTGCTCTACCTTGACAACCTGCGCACCGCCCTGACGGTGCTGGTGGTGCTGCACCATGCCGCCATCGCCTACAGCAACGTGCCGCGCTGGTACTACCTGGAGCCGGCCGCCGACCCCTCCGGGATGTTCTTGGACCTGATGCTGGTGTTCGACCAGGCGTTCTTCATGGGTGCGTTCTTCCTCATCGCGGGCCTGTTCCTCCCGGGCTCCCACGACCGCAGGGGCGGCCGGGGCCTCCTCGGGGAACGCCTGCTGCGTCTGGGGATCCCGCTGCTGGCCTGGCTGCTGTTGCTGCGCCCTCTGGTGACGGTGGGCGAGTACACGGCGGAGAGGGACGCGGCCCTCGCAGAAGGGAGCGCGCTGCCCTACTGGGAGTACTACCTGACCTCGCTCACCCCGGGGCCGATGTGGTTCGTGGAGGTGCTGTTCGTGTTCAGCGCGCTCTACGTCCTGTGGCGGTACCTGACGCGCGGAGGCCGGGGCGCGGACCGGCCGTCGCCGGAACCGGGGCGGGCGCCCGGCCCGGTCGCGGTCGCGGGCTTCGTCCTTGGGCTGGGCCTCGCCGGTTACGGGTGGCGGATCTGGCTGCCGATGGACGCCGGGTTCCTGGGCCTGCCCACCCCCGCCTACCTGCCGCAGTACGCGGCGCTGTTCACCGTGGGGGTGCTCGCGGCCCGGCGCGGCCTGCCGGCGGGCCTGTCCGGGAAAGCCGGACGGGCGGGGTTCGCCGCGGCGGGCGCGGCCGCGGCGGCGATCCTCGTCCTCATCGTCGGCTCCTCCGGGGGAACGGAGTTCCTGGGCGGCGGGACCTGGCAGTCCCTGGTGATGGCGGTCTCCGAGTCGGTACTGGCCGTCGGGCTCATCACGGGCCTGCTGGTGCTGTTCCGGGACCGCCTGGACCGCCAGGGGGCCTTCGGGCGGTTCCTGTCGGAGCACGCCTTCACCGTGTACGTGGTCCACCCGGTCGTGCTGGTGGCCCTGGGATACGCGTTCAGCGTGGTGCAGGCGCCGGCCGTGGCGAAGTTCGCGCTGGTGGCGGCCCTGGGGCTGCCGCTCTGCTGGATGCTGGCCTTTCCCGTCCGTGCGCTGCCGGGGGCCCGGAAGGTGCTCTGAGCCCGCCGCCCGGCCCCGGCGGGCCCGGACTCCGCCGGAACCCGCGCCCCGCACGGCCGGCCGGCGCGGTGCCCGCCGGGCCGGGGCTCAGGCGGTGCCCTGCCAGCTGCGCCACAGGTCGGCGTAGCGGCCGCCGGCCGCCACCAGGTCGGCGTGCGGCCCCTGCTCGACGACGCGGCCGCGGTCCATCACCACCACCCGGTCGGCGGCCTGCGCCTGGGTCAGCCGGTGCGCCACCACCAGTGTGGTGCGGCCCTCGGTGGCCGCCAGGGAGGCCCGCTCCAGGCGGCGCGCACCCGCGCTGCCCGCTTCAGCGGTGGCCTCGTCCAGCACCGCGACCGGCGGGTCGGCCAGCACCATCCGGGCCAGCGCCAGGTGCTGGGCCTGTTCGGCGGTGAGCGGGTGGCCGCCCTCGCCGACCACGGTGTCCAGCCCCTCGGGCAGCGCCCGCACCCAGCCGAGCGCGTCCACCCGCTCCAGCGCGGCCTCCGCCTCGGCGGCGTCCGCCCCGGGGCGGGCCAGCCGCAGGTCCTCCAGCAGGGTCCCGGCGAACACGTGGGTCTCCTGGCTGACCAGGTACACGTGCCCGCGCAGCAGGCGCTCGCCCAGGTCGGCCAGAGGCACCCCGCCCAGGTACACCTCGCCCGTGTCGGGGACGCGCAGGCCCGTGATCACCGCCGCCAGCGTGCTCTTGCCCGCGCCGCTGGCGCCCACCAGCGCCACCCGTTCCCCGGGGGCGATCTCCAGCGAGACCCCGTCCAGGGCGGGCGGGGTGTCGGGGCCGTACCGGTGCGCGACCTCCTTGACCCGCACCGACGCGTCCTGCGGCTCGCGCGGCCGTTCCGGCTCGGGGGCCTCGGGCAGGTCCACCACCCCGGCGAGCCGGGCCAGGCTCGCCCCGGCCGACTGCACCTCGTTGAAGTTCATGACCAGGAACATCATCGGGCCGAACAGCCGGTGGAAGTACAGCGCCGCGGCGGTGACCGCGCCCACCGTCACGAGTTCGCCGCGCACCAGCCAGAACCCGGCGACCAGCACCGCCGTCAGCCCCACGCACTCCGCGCCGTTGAGCCGCGACCCGAACCGGGTGAGCAGCCGGAACACCGACAGCGTGATGTCCATGGCCGCCAGGGACCGGTCGGAGACCCGCCCCTCGTGCTCCTCCTCGCGCCGGTAGGCGCGCACCGCCGACCGCCCGCGCAGCGCGCCCATCATGGCGTGCGACCGCTCGCCCATCGCGATCCGCTCGCGGGCGTAGTAGGGGCCCGAGAGCGGCAGGTACCAGCGGGCCGCCCACACGTAGACCGGCAGGGCGCACAGCCCGGCCAGGCCCAGCCGCCAGTCCAGGGCGGTCATCCCGGCCGCCGTCGACAGCACCATGGCCAGCGCGATCACCACGTCGGGGCCGTTGCGGGCGATGCCGGTGGTGACCACTGCGACGTCGTCGCCCACCCGGGACAGCAGGTCGCCGATGCGCACCCGCTCCACCTGAGCGGCGGGCATGTGCAGGACCCGGTCCATGACCCGCTCGCGCAGCCGCGCCAGGATCCGCTCCCCGGCCCGTGTCACCAGCCAGGCGCCCGCCCCGGTGAGCAGGCCCCCGAGCAGTGCCGCCGCGGCGATGATCCCGGCCGCGCGCAGCACCGCGTCCAGTCCGGCGCCGCCGGAGATGTCGTCGACCATGGTGCCCAGCGTCCAGGGGGCGACCAGGCCGACCGCGCTGCCCGACAGCACCACGACCAGGGACAGGGGCGTGCCCCAGCCGCTGCGCCGCACCCCGTCGCCGAGCACCGCCCAGGTGCGCCGGGCCGACGCGGTGGGCAGCAGGTCCGCGTGTTCGTCGATCGCGCTCACGCGGTCACCGTCCTTTCCGTGCCCGGCGCGCCCGCGCCCGGGGAACCTGCCTCTGTGCCCGGCGCCCCGCCCCGGGCGGGTCCGCCGTCCGCCGCCGTGCCCGGGAGGGCGGGACCGCGGGGTGGTGCCGCCACGCGGCGGGGCACGCCGCGGCCGGGCCGTGCCGCCGGACCGCGGTGGCGCGTCGCCGCGCGGGGGAAACTCCCGGCTGAGCGGGAGGGAAGGGGAGTCACCGCAGGACCGCCTCGGCGTAGGCGGGGTCCCGGCCGACCAGCTCGGCGTGGGTGCCCACGGTCCGGACGCGCCCCTCCTCCAGGACGACCACCCGGTCGGTGCGGGAGAGCAGCGCCGGGCTGGCGGCCACCACGAGGGTGGCCCCCGCCGGGGCGCGGTCGGCGCGGGCCCGGGTCAGTCCGCGGGCGATCGCCTCCTCGGTGACCGCGTCCACGGCGGTGGTGGGGTCGTGCAGGACCAGCACCGGCGGGTCCGCGGCCAGGGCGCGCGCCAGGGCGGCGCGCTGGCGCTGCCCGCCGGACAGGTTCGCGGCCCGGTCGGCGATGGGCCGGTCCAGGCCCTGGGCGTGCCCGGTGACCAGGTCCTCGGCCCCGGCGGCGCGCAACGCCTCGCGCAGGTGCGCCTCGTCGCGGTCGCCGCCGGTGGCCAGGTTGGTGCGCAGCGTGCCCTCGAACAGGGTCGCCCCGTGCTCCTCCACCAGGACGGCGGCGCGCAGCGCGGCCAGGTCGAGCTCGTGCACGGGCACTCCGCCCACCGCGGCCCGGCCCTCCTCGACGTCCTCGGGGACGGCCCGGCCCGACAGCAGCTCCAGCAGCGCCTCGGCGTCGCGCGGGTCGGTGGCCAGCACGCCCACGGTCTCGCCCGGGGCCAGCCGCAGGTCGACCCCGCGCAGGGTGCGGTAGGCGACCCCGTCCAGTTCCACCACGGGCTCGGCCGGGACCGGCCGCTCGCCGGGGGTGACGGCGGCGGGGGCGGTCAGCAGCCGCACCAGGCGGCGGGCCGAGGCGCGGGAGGTGGCGAAGAGCTGGCCGACCATGCCCAGGCCCTGGACGGGTTCGGCCAGGAACTGGGCCAGGCCCACCACGGTGATGAGCTCGCCGATGGTCAGCCGCCCCTCCAGCGCCATCCAGCCGGCGACCGCGGCCACGCACGCCAGGAACAGCACGCCCGCGGCCGACACCATGCCGCGGTACACGCCGTTGCTGGCCGCGGCCGACACCGAGGCGGTGAGGGCGACGCCGCTGGCCCGGCGGTAGCGGTCAGCGGCGGCGCGGCGGGCGCCCATGCCCATGAGCACGCGCAGGCCGCCGACCAGGTCGGTGGCCAGGGCGGTGGCCCCGGCGGCGGTGGCCTGCTTGGCCTCGCTGCGCCGGGTGATGCGGGCGGCGGGGAAGCGCAGCAGCAGCATCATCAGCGGCACCCCGACCAGGACGCCGATCCCCAGGGGGACGTCGATGGCCAGCAGGGCGACGGTGGTGACGGTGATCGCGCTGCCCATGGCGATGAGCCCGATCCAGGCGCGCACGTACTGGGACGCCTGCTCGGCGTCGGAGGTGGCCACGGACAGCAGTTCCCCGGCGCGCAGTCCGCTGCGCTCCCCGCGCGGGTCCAGGGCCCGGCGGGCGGCCTCCACCCGCAGCAGGTGGGCCTCGTTCTCGGCGGCCCGCATGGAGAACCGGGCGCCGATGCGGTAGGCGAGGGCCAGCACCGTGAACAGGGCGGCCATGCCCAGGACGCACAGGGCCAGGGCGCCGACGTCGCCGGTGAAGACGGCCCGGTCGATGGTGACGCCGATGGCCACGGGGACCAGGGCCTCGGCGAGCTGGTGCAGGGAGTGCAGGGCGGTGGCGCAGGCGGCGTCGCGGCGGTTGCGGCGCAGGGTGCGCCGGCCCAGGGCGCGGACGTCGGCGGGGACGCCGTCGGGGGTGCGCGCGTCGGCGGGGGCGTCGGCGGTTGCGCTCACGCGGCCGTCCCGTCCGGGCCGGGGCGTACGCCCGCCCTTGAACATGTGGTCATCCGATCGTCCCATTCCCTGTCGTCGTGCCGCGAACAGGCTAGCCAGGCCCGGACACCGCCGCGAACGCGCCCCCGCGGGGCACGGGAGGGCCCCGTGGGTCCGGCCCGCAGCGGCCCCCGTCGACCATGACCCACGTCACACGCGCGCCGGCGCGCGGGGCACCGGCCGTGCCGGAACCGCCCGCGGGCGGGGCTCACCGCATCGCCGACCCCGCGGCGCGCCGTTCATCCCGGTTTGCACCCACCCCGGAGTCCATCACTATGATTCACCTTAGGCAAGCCTAAGCTGACCGTGACCTTCCCGAGAATGATGAGGCTCCATGAACCGTGGCCCGCTGACCCGCGGCGGCGCGATCGCCGCCGGCGCGCTCTCCGTCCTGATGCTCGCCGCCTGCGGCGGCGGGGCGGCCGAGGAGCCCGACTCCCCCTCCGGCGGGGCCGCCGAGGGCTACCCCGTCACCGTCCCGACCCTCTTCGGGGACGTCACCGTCGAGGACCGCCCCGAGAACGTGGTGGCCATGGGCTGGTCCGACGCCGAGACCGCGCTCGCCCTGGGCGTGCAGCCGGTCGGCGTCGCCGACTGGCAGGCCTACGGCTCCCCCGGCGTCGGCCCCTGGGCCGCCGACCTGTTCGACTCCGAGCCCGCCCAGCTGGCCACCCTGGAGCCGAACCTGGAGGAGATCGCGGCCCTGGAGCCCGACGTCATCCTCGACACCCGCTCCGACAACAGCCGGGAGCGCTACGACCTGCTCTCCCCGGTCGCCCCGGTGATCGGCCCGCCGCCCGGCGTGGAGGTCACCTACGGCACCACCTGGCAGGAGCAGACCCGCCAGGTCGCGCTGGCCCTGAACGAGGAGGAGCGCGGCGAGGAGCTGGTCTCCGAACTGGAGGGGGAGTTCGAGGCCCTGCGCGAGGAGAACCCGGACTTCGCCGACGTCACCATCGCCGTGGGCGCCTACTTCGACGGCCAGTACGGCGCCTACGTGCCCGGCGACAGCCGCGTCGACGTGCTCCAGGACCTGGGCTTCGAGTACAAGTCCGAGATCACCGACATGGCCGACGGCGCGTTCTACGTCGACCTCAGCCCGGAGCTGGTGGAGGTCCTGGACGCCGACCTGACCATCGTCTTCCCGATCGGCGACGTCGCCGAGACGCTGAAGGAGGACCCGGTCCTGCAGGGCATCGGCTCCGCGCAGGACGAACGCCTCATCATCCTGGACGACCCGGAGCTGGCCAACGCCTTCTCCAGCGGCTCCACCCTGGGCGTCTCCTACGCCCTGGAGGGCATCGTCCCCCTCATCCACGAGGCGCTCGGCCGGGAGTGACGTCCTCCGCGAGCGCGCGGGGGCCCCGGGGCGTCCGCCCCGGGGCCCCCGGCGTTCCGGCCGGGTCCGCGCTTGACCCGACACGTGCCCGCACGTGGGGGTCCGCTGCCGGCGGGCGCACTAACGTCGCGGCATGAGCAACGCCCGCGTCCCGTCCCGCCGCGCCCGGAGGGTCCGCGCGGCCCTGCGCCGCCCCGCCGCGGCGACCGCGGTAGGCATCCTGATACTCCTGGCCGCCACGGCCTGCGCCCCGGACCGGGCCCCCGAACCGGAGCAGGCGGGCTTCGCCCCCTCCTCCGACCTGCTCACCATCGACGCCGACAACGGCGACCTGCGCGTCTCCCCCGGCGACGTCGACGAGGTCGAGGTGACCCGCTGGATCTCCTCCGGCTCCCTGCTGGGCTCCCCCGAGGCCGACTGGGGCCTCACCGGCGACACCCTCCGGCTGCGCGTGCGCT is a window of Nocardiopsis changdeensis DNA encoding:
- a CDS encoding ABC transporter ATP-binding protein, with product MSAIDEHADLLPTASARRTWAVLGDGVRRSGWGTPLSLVVVLSGSAVGLVAPWTLGTMVDDISGGAGLDAVLRAAGIIAAAALLGGLLTGAGAWLVTRAGERILARLRERVMDRVLHMPAAQVERVRIGDLLSRVGDDVAVVTTGIARNGPDVVIALAMVLSTAAGMTALDWRLGLAGLCALPVYVWAARWYLPLSGPYYARERIAMGERSHAMMGALRGRSAVRAYRREEEHEGRVSDRSLAAMDITLSVFRLLTRFGSRLNGAECVGLTAVLVAGFWLVRGELVTVGAVTAAALYFHRLFGPMMFLVMNFNEVQSAGASLARLAGVVDLPEAPEPERPREPQDASVRVKEVAHRYGPDTPPALDGVSLEIAPGERVALVGASGAGKSTLAAVITGLRVPDTGEVYLGGVPLADLGERLLRGHVYLVSQETHVFAGTLLEDLRLARPGADAAEAEAALERVDALGWVRALPEGLDTVVGEGGHPLTAEQAQHLALARMVLADPPVAVLDEATAEAGSAGARRLERASLAATEGRTTLVVAHRLTQAQAADRVVVMDRGRVVEQGPHADLVAAGGRYADLWRSWQGTA
- a CDS encoding ABC transporter ATP-binding protein, with the translated sequence MSATADAPADARTPDGVPADVRALGRRTLRRNRRDAACATALHSLHQLAEALVPVAIGVTIDRAVFTGDVGALALCVLGMAALFTVLALAYRIGARFSMRAAENEAHLLRVEAARRALDPRGERSGLRAGELLSVATSDAEQASQYVRAWIGLIAMGSAITVTTVALLAIDVPLGIGVLVGVPLMMLLLRFPAARITRRSEAKQATAAGATALATDLVGGLRVLMGMGARRAAADRYRRASGVALTASVSAAASNGVYRGMVSAAGVLFLACVAAVAGWMALEGRLTIGELITVVGLAQFLAEPVQGLGMVGQLFATSRASARRLVRLLTAPAAVTPGERPVPAEPVVELDGVAYRTLRGVDLRLAPGETVGVLATDPRDAEALLELLSGRAVPEDVEEGRAAVGGVPVHELDLAALRAAVLVEEHGATLFEGTLRTNLATGGDRDEAHLREALRAAGAEDLVTGHAQGLDRPIADRAANLSGGQRQRAALARALAADPPVLVLHDPTTAVDAVTEEAIARGLTRARADRAPAGATLVVAASPALLSRTDRVVVLEEGRVRTVGTHAELVGRDPAYAEAVLR
- a CDS encoding iron-siderophore ABC transporter substrate-binding protein; the encoded protein is MNRGPLTRGGAIAAGALSVLMLAACGGGAAEEPDSPSGGAAEGYPVTVPTLFGDVTVEDRPENVVAMGWSDAETALALGVQPVGVADWQAYGSPGVGPWAADLFDSEPAQLATLEPNLEEIAALEPDVILDTRSDNSRERYDLLSPVAPVIGPPPGVEVTYGTTWQEQTRQVALALNEEERGEELVSELEGEFEALREENPDFADVTIAVGAYFDGQYGAYVPGDSRVDVLQDLGFEYKSEITDMADGAFYVDLSPELVEVLDADLTIVFPIGDVAETLKEDPVLQGIGSAQDERLIILDDPELANAFSSGSTLGVSYALEGIVPLIHEALGRE